In a genomic window of Penaeus chinensis breed Huanghai No. 1 chromosome 30, ASM1920278v2, whole genome shotgun sequence:
- the LOC125041288 gene encoding uncharacterized protein LOC125041288, with amino-acid sequence MRFPIGKVGDRIPENMRFPIGKVGDRIPENMRFPIGKVGDRIPENMRFPIGKVGDRIPENMRFPIGKVGDRIPENMRFPIGKVGDRIPENMRFPIGKVGDRIPENMRFPIGKVGDRIPENMRFPTGKGRKGRRLDSRGCEIPTRKGRRLDSRECEILNRKGRRLDSRGCEIPTRKGRRLDSREYEILTRKGRRLDSRGCEIPTRKGRRLDSRECEIPTRKGRRLDSREYEILTRKGRRLDSRGCEIPTRKGRRLDSRECEIPTRKGRRLDSREYAIPTRKGRRLDSRECEIPTRKGRRLDSRECEILTRKGRRLDSREYAIPTRKGRRLDSRECEIPTRKGRRLDSRECEILNRKGRRLDSREYAIPTRKGRRLDSRECEIPTRKGRRLDSREYEIPTRKGRRLDSRECEIPTRKGRRLDSREYEIPTRKGRRLDSREYEIPTRKGRRLDSREYEIPTRKGRRLDSRECEILNRKGRRLDSREYEIPTRKGRRLDSREYEIPTRKGRRLDSRECEIPTRKGRRLDSRECEIPTRKGRRLDSREHEIPTRKGRRLDSRECEIPTRKGRRLDSREYEIPTRKGRRLDSRECEIPTRKGRRLDSREYAIPTRKGRRLDSREYEIPTRKGRRLDSREYEIPTRKGRRLDSRECEILTGRDGDWIPENMRFPPGRDGDWIPENVRFPPGRDGDWIPENVRFPPGRDGDWIPEDMRFPPGRDGDWIPENVRFPPGRDGDWIPENVRF; translated from the exons ATGAGATTCCCAATAGGAAAAGTCGGAGATAGGATTCCCGAGAACATGAGATTCCCAATAGGAAAAGTCGGAGATAGGATTCCCGAGAACATGAGATTCCCAATAGGAAAAGTCGGAGATAGGATTCCCGAGAACATGAGATTCCCAATAGGAAAAGTCGGAGATAGGATTCCCGAGAACATGAGATTCCCAATAGGAAAAGTCGGAGATAGGATTCCCGAGAACATGAGATTCCCAATAGGAAAAGTCGGAGATAGGATTCCCGAGAACATGAGATTCCCAATAGGAAAAGTCGGAGATAGGATTCCCGAGAACATGAGATTCCCAATAGGAAAAGTCGGAGATAGGATTCCCGAGAACATGAGATTCCCAACAGGAAAGGGACG GAAGGGACGGCGATTGGATTCCCGAGGATGTGAGATTCCCACCAGGAAGGGACGGCGATTGGATTCCCGAGAATGTGAGATTCTAAACAGGAAGGGACGGCGATTGGATTCCCGAGGATGTGAGATTCCCACCAGGAAGGGACGGCGATTGGATTCCCGAGAATATGAGATTCTCACCAGGAAGGGACGGCGATTGGATTCCCGAGGATGTGAGATTCCCACCAGGAAGGGACGGCGATTGGATTCCCGAGAATGTGAGATTCCCACCAGGAAGGGACGGCGATTAGATTCCCGAGAATATGAGATTCTAACCAGGAAGGGACGGCGATTGGATTCCCGAGGATGTGAGATTCCCACCAGGAAGGGACGGCGATTGGATTCCCGAGAATGTGAGATTCCCACCAGGAAGGGACGGCGATTGGATTCCCGAGAATATGCGATTCCCACCAGGAAGGGACGGCGATTGGATTCCCGAGAATGTGAGATTCCCACCAGGAAGGGACGGCGATTGGATTCCCGAGAATGTGAGATTCTCACCAGGAAGGGACGGCGATTGGATTCCCGAGAATATGCGATTCCCACCAGGAAGGGACGGCGATTGGATTCCCGAGAATGTGAGATTCCCACCAGGAAGGGACGGCGATTGGATTCCCGAGAATGTGAGATTCTAAACAGGAAGGGACGGCGATTGGATTCCCGAGAATATGCGATTCCCACCAGGAAGGGACGGCGATTGGATTCCCGAGAATGTGAGATTCCCACCAGGAAGGGACGGCGATTGGATTCCCGAGAATATGAGATTCCCACCAGGAAGGGACGGCGATTGGATTCCCGAGAATGTGAGATTCCCACCAGGAAGGGACGGCGATTGGATTCCCGAGAATATGAGATTCCCACCAGGAAGGGACGGCGATTGGATTCCCGAGAATATGAGATTCCCACCAGGAAGGGACGGCGATTGGATTCCCGAGAATATGAGATTCCCACCAGGAAGGGACGGCGATTGGATTCCCGAGAATGTGAGATTCTAAACAGGAAGGGACGGCGATTGGATTCCCGAGAATATGAGATTCCCACCAGGAAGGGACGGCGATTGGATTCCCGAGAATATGAGATTCCCACCAGGAAGGGACGGCGATTGGATTCCCGAGAATGTGAGATTCCCACCAGGAAGGGACGGCGATTGGATTCCCGAGAATGTGAGATTCCCACCAGGAAGGGACGGCGATTGGATTCCCGAGAACATGAGATTCCCACCAGGAAGGGACGGCGATTGGATTCCCGAGAATGTGAGATTCCCACCAGGAAGGGACGGCGATTGGATTCCCGAGAATATGAGATTCCCACCAGGAAGGGACGGCGATTGGATTCCCGAGAATGTGAGATTCCCACCAGGAAGGGACGGCGATTGGATTCCCGAGAATATGCGATTCCCACCAGGAAGGGACGGCGATTGGATTCCCGAGAATATGAGATTCCCACCAGGAAGGGACGGCGATTGGATTCCCGAGAATATGAGATTCCCACCAGGAAGGGACGGCGATTGGATTCCCGAGAATGTGAGATTCTAACAGGAAGGGACGGCGATTGGATTCCCGAGAATATGCGATTCCCACCAGGAAGGGACGGCGATTGGATTCCCGAGAATGTGAGATTCCCACCAGGAAGGGACGGCGATTGGATTCCCGAGAATGTGAGATTCCCACCAGGAAGGGACGGCGATTGGATTCCCGAGGATATGCGATTCCCACCAGGAAGGGACGGCGATTGGATTCCCGAGAATGTGAGATTCCCACCAGGAAGGGACGGCGATTGGATTCCCGAGAATGTGAGATTCTAA